In Lolium rigidum isolate FL_2022 chromosome 3, APGP_CSIRO_Lrig_0.1, whole genome shotgun sequence, the genomic window GTCAAAGTTTATAATTAAATATTTCATATACTACCTAACAGGAGTAGAAAAATTAAGAAACATACTGGCTAACAGGAACTTCCATGATCATTCTTACTATTTCTAACAAGAGCTAGTTAGGACTCATTTATCCCCAAAAAAAAGCTGCTTAAGACTCATTTGCAGATAATTGAACACGTTAACGCAaccattaatatggataagtgacTATGAAGCTCACCAGGCAATGAAGAAAATCTTGCTTTTCTGCACATTCTCCCCAGTAACAAAGTCAAAATCATAAAGCGCATATCTGCAGTCATTTTCAGGGAGAGAAGCCAGGAAATCATCATAACTCTCAGTTGTAGCGCCTGTCTTCTCCACAATAACCTGCTTTTGCTTCTCCTCAATCTTGAAGATAACATAGCGAAATGCCTTCTTCATCTGAAGCTCCAGGAATGTCTGCCTGATATCAGGAGCAACCCCCATGCCAGAGGATGCATTGGACTGCAAAGAGACACATATGATTAAAAGCAAGGAAAGCAATTAGTACTTGAACAAATATTTGTCACCATAAACCAGCCAATAACAGTTTAACTGTTTAAGAGATCAATCGTTGAAATTGCAATGCCACCATTGCCATGTCAGTGTAAACTTGTAAAATAAGGACAAGATTATAGCTGAACAGGCCTTGTGAAACCACATACAGGTAGCTGACACACTATGCACAGACATCATATTTGGTTATTTATGACGACGATGCAATCAGGGGGTTCAACGTCGAATTCATAAGAACTACTACCAAACTATGTTAGACTCTGTTTAAATCCAGTACGGGTCAGAATAACAAACAACGGCCACAAACTACCAAAACCTGCTGCTTATACGCATATTATGCACACATTATTCCCAATAAACAGGAGAAATGCTCTAAAATGCTCAACCTGGTTTTAAAAAAATGGAGCTGATTCCAATTATACACATCTAGTGGAGCGAACAGGAATGCTCCATTTCAAAACGCAGTATTGACTCTCTCAAAATTATTCAACCCCACACAGAATAAAACCAAGATAAACTTCAGGAACCATGTATGTCGCTTGGGCTTCAAATCAGATAAATACACAAAGGGCTAGATGAATCCAACAACAAGCTCAATTATACAGCAAGACACCAATCCACAAAAGGTTGATTATTAAGATATACTGTATGAAACAGCTAGATAGCATGACAGCAAAGCAACAATACCCAGAACCCTCAAAATATTACCAACCCAGTGGAGATATGAACATGAGTGATTCACACTGTAAAATAAAGGGGATGCCACTGGTTTTCGCTGTAAGAAGGAAGCAACTGCTGCTTCTGACACAACTATCCCTTGACACCCACCGTGGGGACTCAAATTTTTATTGAACATTGAAGGATGGTCCACTTATATAAAAGAACAGGGCCATATATCCAAGGGGCTTACAAATAATGTAACAACTGGCACACCAAGTGGTCCAGTGCAACCAAATAGAAAATCGTTTTGTAGGAGGTTCTTTTCCTTGAGAGAAATCATTGGATATTCTTCCCCACGTGAAGTGGATGTTTTCTTGTCTCGATTGGGGCTAATAACAACACCCCTATTCCCTGCCCCCAGAGCCCCAGGCCATTCTTCGAACTCGGCCTGATACTAAAATAAAATACACGCCATGATTTCTATGGCTCGCCCTTCTTTCCGTCCCCGGTTTCTACCGTGTTACAAACTGAAGCACCCTGGTGGTACGACAGCATAGTACCAGTTACCCAGTGTATAACCTGACTCTAGGGATTATCATTCACGAGTCACTGGAGATAGAGATACTGCCAAAGCAT contains:
- the LOC124704446 gene encoding actin-depolymerizing factor 2, which gives rise to MAFMRTSSNASSGMGVAPDIRQTFLELQMKKAFRYVIFKIEEKQKQVIVEKTGATTESYDDFLASLPENDCRYALYDFDFVTGENVQKSKIFFIAWSPATSRIRAKMLYSTSKDRIKHELDGFHYEIQATDPTEVEIDVLRERAH